TACTTTGACACACAATTATTAAATATCTACgatatattacacatatttgaaaaataataaatttaactgTGATAACACAAGCTCGCGTATAACTAGCCCGCCTTTGaccataataaaagataaagtaaCCGGGTTCACGTGatccatattattattattattcgaaACTTCTGCAATGAGAAGAATAATTAGAGGCACGAGTACTTTCGCTTCCACTAAGTCCTGTGGGTTTGTGTTCGAATTCCAGGTCTCGCCGAGCGATACCGAGCGCTGCAAACACAAGGCAGCATGCTGACTGCAGACAACTGGCTTCAGTCTGTCTCGGAAAGCAGGCTGACCATGAAGAAAGAACGTCTGACTGTGAACGTCGCGAAGAAAACGTCTGTACGCATCAACGAGAGAAACCCAAGCTGGAACATGAAGGAGAGAAAACCATTTTGGAACTTCAAGGAGAGGATGACGACACCCGCCGTTAGTGTAATGTATTCTGCCAGTGCCTCTGTGAGAGTGTGAATTTTAAAGAGCTTCTCATATACCTGCCTCATCTGATAATGGGGCATGCGTGACAAGTAACTACTACTTTTATTCCTCTCCAATACTGTCACTACCTCAAAACCcttattttgagaaaattgagtttatttttagcatcaCAAGGCAAACTTACATCTTTTCGCAATGCTGAGGTTAAAAAAAGGGCAAAACTGTGTGATTCTATTTATTTGTATAGAGCTTGTAGAAAATTCACGACTAACCAATTGCCTGCCCTCACCCCATCTTCTTGCGCTAATGAACTGAGGTGTTCGCTGTGATTGATAGGAAATATGAGGTCACGATTTTTCAGTAATTCTTGTATGaaaatgctattattattatatcttatTTGTTCCTTTAAAAACACGGCTAACGAAAGGTACAGAAGGAAGGTAGGATCGAGGAGCCACCCGTCAAAGGAGACAGCGGGAGGGTGCACTCTCTGCATGTCATTGTGGGAGGATGTTATGGGAGCGGTaatggtggggaggggaggcaGGGGGGAGGCAGGGGGTAAAGGTTAAACCTGAGGAAGTCGATAATTTTGTTCACCGTGCAGACGACCACGACCACGACCACGACCACGACCACGACCACGGAGGACCCACTGACCGTAGCCATCTCCCAAGCGGCCGCCATGACGGTGGGGGACATGGAGCAGCGCCTGGGGCAACTGCGAGACAAGGTTTGCATGCACGGTGCACGCATCGACTCACACAGTCAAGGGGCTAGATAGTTTGTACCCTGTCAGGGAGGGATGCTTCAGTGTGCTCCCCAATTTTCTTTCccatatttctattttttttatattttttattttattcttttgtttttttttaaagttcctttctttcttttatttcttttctccacattttctttcttgattcCATTCTCTTtatagcttttttatttttattttcttcattgctcttttagattttatttatttcttcatttgtttctttcctttttattttctttcttttttccccccttgcTGTCCTtacttctttctccttctgtcccatttttcttttcttatctctttgtcttcttcttttcttcctatttcttctcttctttcgtTTAATTGTCTTGTGCGTAAATATCATCGTAATGCAGTTCTCACAGCTCAGCATCCGACTAGTCACAACGTGGACTGGTTTGTAAGCTTGCGCCAGGCGACCtcgttatttgtttgtttctttctttcttttttagatCAGACGGGGCAAATTCGCTATCAAAAGCACCCAGTCGGAAACGAACAGCTCCGTATTCTTCCACCTCTCTGACCTGGCCGCGGTGCAGCTGAACAGATCTCGCAGGCTTCTCGAGGTCTGCGAGAAAGTTCGAAACCAAAGCCGCGCCCCCTCCAACAGTGAGGGCAAGCCCTACCACCAGGGTTGGGGGACCAAGAACAAGCTGTGGAGGTTGGTGGAGGTGTACATTCCCCAGCACTTCCTCTTCTGTCCCGCTCTCAAAGTCGGCTCCACCTTCTGGCGAAGGTTGCTGTACGCCCTGCAGACCGGGAGGTCCATCGCCTCCCCCTACGACATCACCATCAAAAAGGCTCTCGGTACGTTTCGTCTACGTTTTCTTCACGAGCAAAGACGGTTGGTACGTGCTGTCTACGTGTTCGTCACGATTGGTGACTGTTGGTAACCAGATGATACGAAACTTTATATGTAACTCAGGTGACTATGTGTGACATCATAATGTGTCTGAAGACGAAAATCAAGTGACTATGTATAATTCTAGGCTGGTACGTCACAGTAATACACGAAACTCAAGTTGACAATGTGTGACGAGATTTTACGTGACTTTATCTGTGACTAGGCTTTGGGAGATTTAACTTCCTCGCCTTTCATTTGTCCCTTGTCAGAGACCCCCCACCAGCACCTGAGTGACGTAGCGGTGGGGCTGAAGATGAGGGTCGGCGACAGCAGCATGACGGAGACCTTGACAGGTGACGTGGCCGTCCAGCGCTTCTTGGATGTGGTTACCAAGGTGATGTTTACTCGCCAACCCTACTCCAAGCTGTTGTCCGCGTACGTGGACAAGCTGTACTCCCCCAACCCCTTCTTCTGGGGCAAGATCGGTCGCCACATTGTCCGCAAGTTCCGGTCACGCCCGAGTGCCAAGAGCGTAGCGTGTGGTCATGACGTCACATTTCCAGGTAACGGCCGTCGGAGCGATCATGTATGCGCTGAGTCCTTGATAACGTAGACGAATCCCTGAAGAAATCGTGTTGTCTGTGTTgcctgatgatgtttgtaggggTTATTAGTTAAATCTTATCcccccaacaaacacacaccgtgaccccctcctacacacacaccctgaccccatcctacacacacacaccctgacCCCCTcctacgcacacacactctgaccccctcctacacacacaccctgaaCCCttcctacacatacacacaccggAAAGAGATCGGGGTggaggtgtgtttgtgtggaggggagagagggaggaggggaaggggaagaaaacGGAGATTATCCATCGTCGATTAATTACTGTAGGGGAGCCTGTGTTCTAGAATGGCACATCGATCTGTCCGAAGTCTGTTTCTGGAACCGTCTCGACAAGGGAGGCAATCAATATGGCGCCCTGTCCCAGCACAGGTCTACGGAGCATTACATAGCACGTAGGATTACCGCCCTTACACGTCCATGGAATGAATTTAAACAGCTTTCTTCAGTGGACATAACTGTCGACGTGCGGCTTTGTTtgcagttattttaaataatatcgGCAGTTAAATATTTCTAAACGAGACAATTTTGTCAGTGTGTCCGGTGAGAAGGCATTTCAGTCATCTCACATGAAAATACTGACTGAGCACGCCGTTCTTTCTCTGAAAGCAGTAATTTTCTAGAAGGGTCGTCTGCTttgtcgtgatatagccttagttgctggctcagtgtaaaacattGATTCCCACCTTGCCTTCACCTTTTATCTTCTTCCAGAGTTCGTCAAGTACGTCATCGAGAGCCAGCGGAGCGACAAGGGGAAGCGCGACGAACATTTCATGCCAGTCTACGAGCAGTGCAAGCCCTGCGACATTCCCTACGACATTATCGGAAAGATAGAATCCTTCAAGACCGACGTGGCCCTCGTCATGTCCGAGTTCGGCTTCAACCTCAGCCAGTCGACGTTCGACAGCTGGCTACAGCTGTCCGAGGTGGACGCCATCTCCGACTCCATTACCTCCCCGTACGGCTGGCGCCGCCACATCGTCAAGTGCCTGTCGTGGGAGGAGGCCAACAGGAGGATCTGGAGGAAGATGCAGATTCGAGGAATCATCGACAAGAAGGAGGAGTTCCCCCGACGCAACTTCAGCCACTTCTCCTACTCCCCCAGCAAATTCACACAAGTGGTGCAGGAGTCCTGGGACAGGTTCAAAAGGCGCAACACTTCCAGATCGGCGCAGAAGACAGAAGCTCTCACCTCAGCCTACAGCCTCGTCCCTAAGGAGGACCTGGAACTACTCagagaatattatttattgGACTTCGATATTTTTGGTTACCCGTCCCGGCCAGACTCTGTGTTTTCGGGCCGGAAGACGTGGGACGTTTTCAATGTATCCTCCTGACTTGCCATAAACTggttctctgtctttctgttgcCTTACCTGAGACAGGTGTGTGGAAAAACTTCATGTGGTGAGGAAGTGATGATGTTTTAAAGGACCTTACCTTGCCTTCAACGAAAAATGATGAATACAATTCATCTGATAGTGTAGCAGCCGATAATTGGTAGATTTTAAGTATGGACAGATGAATGGGCGCACGTGTTGACCAGTTGGCATCAGTTTGTCATGAAGACAGATCGACGCAAAGTTTCCGAAAAGCTTCCAGTTTTAGTATGAAAGTATTAATCAGGACAAGAATTACTGAGGTACCCCACACGCTCCCCGGTTTTGGTGTCCACATAATTGGAGCAAGGATGGCTCTGAAGAAATGAGTAGGTGGCTTTTGAACATTAACGGTGCAGAAGAGAATAGACTACTTCTTCCTCCAATGTCTTGTGCATATCGCTTCACGAAGTTACACACATGTACGTACAACGGCACACGCatccataaacacacatacacacacacaaacaagcacgcacgcgcacgcacacacacacacactagcacgcacgacacatacacaaacacactttcgGTTGTTTATTCCATGGCGTTGTGCATGTTTTTAAGGACACGTGTCACAGACACACTGGTCACATCGTTCAACGGTGCACATATCTAGACAGATGTTTATCCGCCTTTTTGCATTCTGGTGTGGGATTTTattgtgtgtgcacgcgtgccTTATTGCTTTCAGAACTCAGTTTGAtcggcgattttttttttttataataacttACATGACACGCGAAAatccatgttttatttgttttctttttgaacgattttcttcatctttcttgaTACTAGTCAGGGACTATTGTACACGTCTTTGTAATAAAGATTTGCACTATATACAAACATGGAGAGAGAAAGTCATCTTACGAATAGAGAAGAACTACAAGgaacaactatatatatatatgtgggtctccctccctctctcacacacacacacatacactcacaggtaacattaaaaattttactttttttttaacgtaatgcATGTTTGAAAATGAATGCTGATTGGTGATTACTGATTTCTGTTAAGTGGATATTTCTGTTGTAAATTACGGCACAATGACTTTGAGGAATttcatctgtcacgtgactatggATACTTATATGGCACCACCCGTCATCACGTActtgtttcatgttttatttcagaatCAGGCAACACTTTGTGGCGAAAGCCGGCAACCAGTAGATGATTTTGATTATTATCTTTTCAGTCGAAACCTTGCAAACAAGAGCGTGTATTTTAAACACATATGTAGGTATATGACGATAGACAGAAAGAACACGTGTACGATTTTGTGTATCTTGTACATGTGTGTGGCGACGTGTCCGCCTATGTTTTAGGGGCATACACATGTTTTTGTGTgcgtttgcatgtgtgtgtgcgtgcgtgtgtgcgcatgaGTACTATCGTAAGTCTTACTGACAGTTGCCTTACAATGTCTTCCTTCGCGAGATTCAAAGCAGTTCACCTGCATCAGCAACCGCCATcacctctcctcccctcctGCCCCCTGTACCTACTGATGTTTTGCAGACAAACCAGTAGCACCTTCTCATTGAGACAGCCCCTTGAGAGTGAGAGACTACCGCCATCACTCATTCTGTCTGCCTGGCCTTGACACCTCTGGCACCAAACATCCTGTAATCACAGCGCGTGTCGCCTAGCAACGCAACTCTTCTAGTCACGCCGCTGATAACGGTCGGTGATTGCTTCCGCGGATACTATCTCGGCCCACCACTCGCTTTCACTCCGCGATCGAACTTTggcacgcaaaaaaaaaaaaaaaaaaaaaaaaaaaaatcgtaattGAATATAAAAACCCCGGAGACTGTAAGTCCGGTCACTTGGAAGTGTTGACGTGTCGTTTTAACAAGTCGTTGAGAGTGCATAGattgagagaaggaggaaagaaagaagatatgTTGCACACTGCTCCACCTATCGGCAGTAGCTGTCGTGTAATATTTACTAGACAATCGCTGtcacgttgttgttgttgttgttcacaaAAGTCTCTTTGCATTTGAAGTCccccttattattattaattatttacaatgatAGCTAAATTTTTACTTCctcgaattaaaaaaaacctctttgcACTAAATATCCTGAGAattaaaacaatagaaataaCTGTAAACTCTAAAGGGAAGAATGGTGAAAATCACGTGGGGTCTGAAAGGCTCGAGAGTTGTGTCCCATGTCACTACACTCTTTGGACCCAGGAgtaatttatatatgtatatcaaaCGGAAATACACCCCATTCCTAGCATCTTTATCAAAGAGGTAGAGGCGTGCACCCGTTGTATGCATGATTTGCTTCAATGTCTCGTGTTCAGTAAAAGCCCTTGGTCCACGGAAACTGTTCCAGGTCTGACATTTGACCATGAGCACTGTCCCTACATGTATATTTACCACATATCccttcacattttatttcagagctTATCGTACTTATCATCTAAAAATCTATTCATAAGAGACTGATGATTCTttgaaaaatagagaaaatagtAATCTAGTCTTTGCTGTGTTATAATGGCACCCATGATGCTTTGCGTGGGTTTGAAAGACAGAATAAAAGCATTGTAGACATCATACACTGCCACAAAGGTATTAACTGCCATGACAGGCAGTCGCTGTTGTCACGTGGGACAcctggtgtgacgtcacaactcCCTGTGGCCTTGGCCTGTCTTGTTTATCAGTTGTTTAGGTCGCAGGATGCGCAGTAAATTGTTTACCCTACTCGGATGTGAAAGacttggaaagaaagaaaggctcGGTGAGGCGTGTTCACTGTCCATTGATTACTCCTCCTGGCTGCTGATGCTCCTGCTGTGTTCACACGACAGCCGACAGTCGGACAACAAGCGCAGTAGTGCCCGACATCATGCCATATGCGCAAATACACAgcatctatttatttataatattaaacGGCATTGTAAAGACTGTATAAGGTCACGTGTAAGGTATATATATCTAGTTtctaaatataaacacatgcacatttctcatttatttatatattttattgtcaaaatATACATGATGGTGTGACTGTCAGTGCTGTCGCCCCATAGTTAATAGTCTGTCGTCTGTCATGATGGCGAGCTGTGAAGGTGTGTAAACACTAAAGACATTGGACCAGTGTAGTAATGAAGTATGAAGAAGCTAAGAGATACACGATTAGCAAGTTCATGACCTATGACACAAAAACAGAACTCTCGGGTATGTACTCAATAATGcaagaacatttctttttaattagtagtagtggtggtagCATACATATAAACCttttaaggaaaataaagatatgGGGTTGAGAATGCAAGATTCACAAATATTATGATAGTTTCAGAAAACATTTGAGTTGTTTggattttaacaaaatattctcATGTCTTCCTTTGGCAGTGGAAAAATCTCAGTGATGATTACGATGAATCTTTATTCGCAGCAACTATCTCtagcttaaaataaaatctttgatCACGCTAGGACAATAATGAATTTAGCTACTTCTGTCATCAGCTAATGGTGAACGAATaacgaccccccccccccccagtgtTTTAACTTGGCAACTTACAAATTAAAACTACAAGCTGTTTCTCTAAGAGTAACGATTTGTTGGACTCCATCAGACTTACACGACACCCGGCAGACTGGTTTCAGAGCAgcaaaagaatttgaaaaattcttaaatCCTAGACACTCCTATTGCATTGATATTCTTTCTGAAACACATGTTGAATTCCTTCTCGTCCCTGGACGTGTTTATTTACGAAATCGACAATAAAGAACTTTAACATCGATCCTGCGGGGGGTTGCCCCTCCTGTGTCCGAACACTCACATGCAAGTGTAAAAACACCATCAACACTTTTGAGGATCTGAAAATGAAGGCAATTGCATCCAACTATCACATACTCATATTACATgtgaaaatatacatacactgaCAAAGATGTTCTCATGCTGCCAGATTCACTCACTCTCCTGCAAGccatgtctatatatatatatcatagatTCTggggaaaaatacttttgttatCCTACTTCATATCCAAATATAAATTTACTCTAACACGCACCACTAAATAACAACGGTTACAGACGAATAAAATACTTCAAAGCTGCTAAGTGCAACAAAAGTCACTACATTTATAAATCACAACAAACAttgagtttctttctttgaataaCCAGCCGGAGCTGGGAGACACAAAGTCTGTTGGAGAACGCGTACTAATAAAGTGACCGCAGACAGGGAATGTCCAATAAACAATCTGCTGGCATGTAGAAAGGAAACGACATACATCATTGTGATGGTATGAGGAGGGGTGAGCGTAAGTGGTCCACCGTGtcgaaggcaaaaaaaaaaaaaaaaattgtgaaaatgcTCGGCCAACCTCTCACGGCCTTTGCCTTCCTAGATATGCCGAGTATCTATTTCTGGACAGCTGCTAGGGCTTTGATGCGGGCTTCCAAGGATAGATCCAAGGAAGGGTCGAACCGAAGACCTGTCAAACACTAGTTACAAGACAAAACCTCAGAATTGCGTATTCAGACGATTAAAACATACAGTCCGTAGAGATGCTTGACACTCTGATTTCCTTTAACTCCCCTTACCTTGCagttttttctagaaaaaaattgGTGTCTCATCCTAAAGAACAATATTTATCCTCTGTAAGGCCAGTCGGAACAGTAAGCGGCTTTTCAAATTTTCCTAATCTACTTTGAGCTGTATTTACTTCCCTTTCTTAATgttcttcctgtctttaaatTACATTcttaaatgaacaaaatatatatgcatacaagtcattttatttcttatgtctaagaaataaactgaaaagaaGCAATGaatgttttttccccctctgaAAATGATGCACTGCTGGATTCTGTTAGAACCTGACTAAAGGGAAATAACACCGTAATCTGATGTCAGCCGCAGTTGCTTCCCGTTGATCATTAGGGCTCGGTCCCATGAGTTTTTGCTAAGgtttgtatttctgtatttatgtgtaaatgGTTTATTAAAAGAgcctttatttaaaatatttaactcaAACACTGACAAATTATTTCTAAGAAATGCTTATTACGTGAAGTCTAAGAGCTGTGAGTCCACTCCAGACGATGAAGTATCGCAGAATTTATTTCTCCTCTATGGgcatacagtgatacctcggttctcgaacataattcgttccgggaggacggtcgagaaccaaattgttcgagaaccgaagcaatgaaacccaaaggaaataatggaaactggattaattcgttccaagccccagaaaatgcctatttactggcctaatttgtatataatatgtagaaaaacatgagtctcaacaagaaataagaaataaaagtgtatttattaacacacacacaaaaaaatgtactgtacagtacagtaaattgtgtttcatttactgtacctgtaccaaactttatggcaggagggaatgaatgtggagggaggagggaagggggatggttattgtcactgatgacgcaagcaaggcgcgctgggcccaatgaacgccattcggctcaactcggctcatctcggacgttcagatgttcgagttccaaatatttgttcgaattccaagacaaaattttctcgaatttcctggtcgaataccgatttggtcgaaagtcaaggcgttcgagaaccgaggtatcactgtatttcttttaaatagaaCTCATTACGGATGTGTGCAGTTCATATcctaattaaaatttatttagcaaTCACGCATTTATTTCGTACATGGCTTGCATCTGTGTCCTATATGGTATTTTCCTTTTGTCATTCTGTCAACAACTTCTTGTTTGGACGACATGATAACCCTGAAAATTCACGGATTAAAAAAACGAACATATTTattgatgtgtatatatatatatgttgatgTATTATATATGTTCAGTATGATAGCAGAATCTcgtttaagaaaaacaaagtttcgACTGTTTGATATCCGTTCTGGTATTAAAACAAGAATAGAAAGTAAAAACGTTTGTCTACAATATGTTTGATTCAAATTTCTCCACTAGCCTACCattatataaaag
This window of the Pomacea canaliculata isolate SZHN2017 linkage group LG4, ASM307304v1, whole genome shotgun sequence genome carries:
- the LOC112562850 gene encoding carbohydrate sulfotransferase 9-like isoform X3, whose protein sequence is MMAKRTRRCAGLRSLKRACRLLFWRVCTRRSQQVLAVCIVIGLFLTSIASISVAFTPSGLAERYRALQTQGSMLTADNWLQSVSESRLTMKKERLTVNVAKKTSVRINERNPSWNMKERKPFWNFKERMTTPAVSTTTTTTTTTTTEDPLTVAISQAAAMTVGDMEQRLGQLRDKIRRGKFAIKSTQSETNSSVFFHLSDLAAVQLNRSRRLLEVCEKVRNQSRAPSNSEGKPYHQGWGTKNKLWRLVEVYIPQHFLFCPALKVGSTFWRRLLYALQTGRSIASPYDITIKKALETPHQHLSDVAVGLKMRVGDSSMTETLTGDVAVQRFLDVVTKVMFTRQPYSKLLSAYVDKLYSPNPFFWGKIGRHIVRKFRSRPSAKSVACGHDVTFPEFVKYVIESQRSDKGKRDEHFMPVYEQCKPCDIPYDIIGKIESFKTDVALVMSEFGFNLSQSTFDSWLQLSEVDAISDSITSPYGWRRHIVKCLSWEEANRRIWRKMQIRGIIDKKEEFPRRNFSHFSYSPSKFTQVVQESWDRFKRRNTSRSAQKTEALTSAYSLVPKEDLELLREYYLLDFDIFGYPSRPDSVFSGRKTWDVFNVSS
- the LOC112562850 gene encoding carbohydrate sulfotransferase 9-like isoform X4; this translates as MMAKRTRRCAGLRSLKRACRLLFWRVCTRRSQQVLAVCIVIGLFLTSIASISVAFTPSGLAERYRALQTQGSMLTADNWLQSVSESRLTMKKERLTVNVAKKTSVRINERNPSWNMKERKPFWNFKERMTTPAVSTTTTTTTTTEDPLTVAISQAAAMTVGDMEQRLGQLRDKIRRGKFAIKSTQSETNSSVFFHLSDLAAVQLNRSRRLLEVCEKVRNQSRAPSNSEGKPYHQGWGTKNKLWRLVEVYIPQHFLFCPALKVGSTFWRRLLYALQTGRSIASPYDITIKKALETPHQHLSDVAVGLKMRVGDSSMTETLTGDVAVQRFLDVVTKVMFTRQPYSKLLSAYVDKLYSPNPFFWGKIGRHIVRKFRSRPSAKSVACGHDVTFPEFVKYVIESQRSDKGKRDEHFMPVYEQCKPCDIPYDIIGKIESFKTDVALVMSEFGFNLSQSTFDSWLQLSEVDAISDSITSPYGWRRHIVKCLSWEEANRRIWRKMQIRGIIDKKEEFPRRNFSHFSYSPSKFTQVVQESWDRFKRRNTSRSAQKTEALTSAYSLVPKEDLELLREYYLLDFDIFGYPSRPDSVFSGRKTWDVFNVSS
- the LOC112562850 gene encoding carbohydrate sulfotransferase 9-like isoform X2 is translated as MMAKRTRRCAGLRSLKRACRLLFWRVCTRRSQQVLAVCIVIGLFLTSIASISVAFTPSGLAERYRALQTQGSMLTADNWLQSVSESRLTMKKERLTVNVAKKTSVRINERNPSWNMKERKPFWNFKERMTTPATTTTTTTTTTTTTEDPLTVAISQAAAMTVGDMEQRLGQLRDKIRRGKFAIKSTQSETNSSVFFHLSDLAAVQLNRSRRLLEVCEKVRNQSRAPSNSEGKPYHQGWGTKNKLWRLVEVYIPQHFLFCPALKVGSTFWRRLLYALQTGRSIASPYDITIKKALETPHQHLSDVAVGLKMRVGDSSMTETLTGDVAVQRFLDVVTKVMFTRQPYSKLLSAYVDKLYSPNPFFWGKIGRHIVRKFRSRPSAKSVACGHDVTFPEFVKYVIESQRSDKGKRDEHFMPVYEQCKPCDIPYDIIGKIESFKTDVALVMSEFGFNLSQSTFDSWLQLSEVDAISDSITSPYGWRRHIVKCLSWEEANRRIWRKMQIRGIIDKKEEFPRRNFSHFSYSPSKFTQVVQESWDRFKRRNTSRSAQKTEALTSAYSLVPKEDLELLREYYLLDFDIFGYPSRPDSVFSGRKTWDVFNVSS
- the LOC112562850 gene encoding carbohydrate sulfotransferase 9-like isoform X1 codes for the protein MMAKRTRRCAGLRSLKRACRLLFWRVCTRRSQQVLAVCIVIGLFLTSIASISVAFTPSGLAERYRALQTQGSMLTADNWLQSVSESRLTMKKERLTVNVAKKTSVRINERNPSWNMKERKPFWNFKERMTTPAVSTTTTTTTTTTTTTEDPLTVAISQAAAMTVGDMEQRLGQLRDKIRRGKFAIKSTQSETNSSVFFHLSDLAAVQLNRSRRLLEVCEKVRNQSRAPSNSEGKPYHQGWGTKNKLWRLVEVYIPQHFLFCPALKVGSTFWRRLLYALQTGRSIASPYDITIKKALETPHQHLSDVAVGLKMRVGDSSMTETLTGDVAVQRFLDVVTKVMFTRQPYSKLLSAYVDKLYSPNPFFWGKIGRHIVRKFRSRPSAKSVACGHDVTFPEFVKYVIESQRSDKGKRDEHFMPVYEQCKPCDIPYDIIGKIESFKTDVALVMSEFGFNLSQSTFDSWLQLSEVDAISDSITSPYGWRRHIVKCLSWEEANRRIWRKMQIRGIIDKKEEFPRRNFSHFSYSPSKFTQVVQESWDRFKRRNTSRSAQKTEALTSAYSLVPKEDLELLREYYLLDFDIFGYPSRPDSVFSGRKTWDVFNVSS